One segment of Nocardiopsis changdeensis DNA contains the following:
- a CDS encoding type IV secretory system conjugative DNA transfer family protein produces VVGPARRPARDRWSAEGILGRAWEMIARPGEDSIRRMYSHVFTPWYWGGTVFGGAALFAGMAAQADLAPAAASLIAAAGAGLAAAVTPRVLRSRWGKRRFPREAAWVAAETGHTRVVAGVAVAYTALTALAAPATTEGWTTTAAAGVLTLLTVSARWWQHHRHAIIVRRPGLEEIFTGPLPDPEDSGQAVPADLMGRLTTRWPTHVAAPGKMLPGAALLEVHPTTFGLMAKVETDGDGQSAEAVRAQLARLGAALKISASQLEIEEDAPEGDAEPDPTVFWIRAISRKIMDVPVPLEDGASRVILREGRTLIRMGRYVDGDGEPEWLLYDGKSMWSGYIGGITGSGKSSLSEGLMLGMMQTGCTYTIYIDPKGGQSSPLIAEHANWFIGDSEMATWNTVVDGLITLVKERGKYLAAQGQSGFQASREFPGVSLIFDEFYEVKNDPALAEKVGWLARKGRSVGVTVVIITQGYGLEDFGHDSVRANATAANSVALKMRANQASIFARDFPRSNPATLPDTENQPRNKGLAVSLKGRDCVMRTAYSGDEVTARLMAEAAQVQVRDLDPFSADAFDEGTGGLFARRLEDADAAQAAAAEEIAARIDRGRKLLSGQSVDRPARPEPVRPAAAPAAGGFAMPPEVPHRVLVDLGLVREEKAAAAAEAAAQVTPDGITGAAARVLELVRERSAVTTSEAVEALRQVPGCGATAVKAALRELRDAGLIVKPGSLKAPWRPA; encoded by the coding sequence GGGTCGTCGGCCCGGCCCGCCGCCCCGCCCGGGACCGGTGGTCGGCCGAGGGCATCCTGGGCCGCGCCTGGGAGATGATCGCCCGCCCCGGCGAGGACTCGATCCGGCGGATGTACTCCCACGTGTTCACCCCCTGGTACTGGGGCGGGACCGTGTTCGGCGGGGCCGCCCTGTTCGCGGGGATGGCCGCCCAGGCCGACCTGGCCCCGGCCGCGGCCTCCCTCATCGCCGCCGCCGGCGCCGGGCTCGCGGCCGCGGTCACCCCCCGGGTGCTGCGCTCCCGCTGGGGCAAGCGCCGCTTCCCGAGGGAGGCGGCGTGGGTGGCGGCCGAGACCGGGCACACCCGCGTCGTGGCGGGGGTGGCGGTGGCCTACACCGCGCTCACCGCCCTGGCCGCCCCCGCCACCACCGAGGGGTGGACCACCACCGCCGCGGCCGGGGTGCTCACCCTGCTGACCGTGTCCGCGCGCTGGTGGCAGCACCACCGCCACGCCATCATCGTCCGCAGGCCCGGTTTGGAGGAGATCTTCACCGGGCCGCTCCCGGACCCCGAGGACTCCGGCCAGGCGGTCCCGGCCGACCTGATGGGGCGGCTCACCACCCGCTGGCCCACCCACGTGGCCGCCCCGGGCAAGATGCTCCCCGGCGCAGCGCTGCTGGAGGTGCACCCCACCACGTTCGGGCTGATGGCCAAGGTCGAGACCGACGGCGACGGCCAGAGCGCCGAGGCCGTCCGCGCCCAGCTCGCCCGCCTGGGCGCCGCCCTGAAGATCAGCGCGTCCCAGCTGGAGATCGAGGAGGACGCCCCCGAAGGGGACGCAGAGCCCGACCCGACGGTGTTCTGGATCCGCGCGATCAGCCGCAAGATCATGGACGTCCCGGTCCCGCTGGAGGACGGCGCGTCCCGGGTGATCCTCCGGGAGGGGCGCACCCTGATCCGGATGGGCCGCTACGTCGACGGCGACGGCGAACCGGAGTGGCTGCTCTACGACGGCAAGTCCATGTGGTCCGGCTACATCGGCGGCATCACCGGGTCGGGCAAGTCCTCCCTGTCGGAGGGGTTGATGCTCGGGATGATGCAGACCGGGTGCACCTACACGATCTACATCGACCCCAAGGGCGGCCAGTCCTCCCCGCTCATCGCCGAGCACGCCAACTGGTTCATCGGCGACTCGGAGATGGCGACCTGGAACACGGTGGTTGACGGGCTCATCACCCTGGTCAAGGAGCGCGGCAAGTACCTGGCCGCCCAGGGCCAGTCCGGGTTCCAGGCGAGCCGGGAGTTCCCCGGGGTGTCGTTGATCTTCGATGAGTTCTACGAGGTCAAGAACGACCCCGCCCTGGCGGAGAAGGTCGGCTGGCTGGCCCGCAAGGGCCGCTCGGTCGGCGTCACGGTCGTCATCATCACCCAGGGGTACGGGCTGGAGGACTTCGGCCACGACTCGGTGCGCGCCAACGCCACCGCCGCCAACTCGGTGGCGCTGAAGATGCGCGCGAACCAGGCGTCGATCTTCGCCCGGGACTTCCCCCGGTCCAACCCCGCCACCCTGCCCGACACCGAGAACCAGCCCCGCAACAAGGGCCTGGCGGTCTCCCTCAAGGGCCGGGACTGCGTGATGCGCACCGCCTACTCCGGCGACGAGGTCACCGCCCGCCTGATGGCCGAGGCCGCCCAGGTCCAGGTCCGCGACTTGGACCCGTTCTCCGCCGACGCCTTCGACGAGGGCACCGGCGGGCTGTTCGCGCGCCGCCTGGAGGACGCCGACGCCGCCCAGGCCGCCGCGGCCGAGGAGATCGCCGCCCGCATCGACCGGGGCCGCAAGCTCCTGTCGGGGCAGAGCGTGGACCGCCCCGCCCGCCCCGAGCCCGTCCGGCCCGCCGCCGCACCGGCCGCCGGCGGGTTCGCGATGCCGCCGGAGGTACCGCACCGGGTCCTGGTCGACCTGGGCCTGGTCCGGGAGGAGAAGGCCGCGGCCGCAGCGGAGGCCGCCGCCCAGGTGACCCCGGACGGGATCACCGGCGCCGCCGCCCGCGTCCTGGAGCTGGTGCGCGAGCGGAGCGCGGTCACCACCAGCGAGGCCGTGGAGGCCCTGCGCCAGGTGCCCGGGTGCGGGGCGACCGCCGTCAAGGCCGCCCTGCGGGAGCTGCGCGACGCCGGGCTCATCGTCAAGCCCGGGTCGCTCAAGGCCCCCTGGCGACCCGCCTGA
- a CDS encoding NUDIX hydrolase, whose translation MTTTNTTSAKRCSGDSVGILITDSADRLLMVTRGWWPKGTAPVAGHVRDSHTSVAAALVAEVEEEVGLTVTGSCLLWEGHLPNLCASLPHQPRPGHVWTLARATATGTVRPAPGETKGARFYSRREVMLLASATLAHYRAGGTPATQPDASLEAVWLRLLHEAAYLPGLSAADLALAETAYSTPPGEYWRGGRP comes from the coding sequence ATGACCACGACGAACACCACCTCCGCCAAGCGCTGCTCCGGCGACTCCGTCGGCATCCTCATCACCGACTCCGCCGACCGGCTGCTCATGGTCACCCGCGGGTGGTGGCCCAAGGGCACCGCCCCCGTGGCCGGACACGTCCGCGACTCCCACACCAGCGTCGCCGCCGCCCTGGTCGCCGAGGTCGAAGAGGAGGTCGGCCTCACCGTGACCGGGTCCTGCCTGCTGTGGGAGGGCCACCTGCCCAACCTGTGCGCGTCCCTGCCGCACCAGCCCCGGCCGGGGCACGTGTGGACGCTGGCACGGGCCACCGCGACCGGGACGGTGCGGCCCGCCCCCGGCGAGACCAAGGGCGCCCGCTTCTACTCCCGCCGCGAGGTGATGCTGCTGGCGTCGGCGACCCTGGCCCACTACCGCGCCGGCGGCACCCCCGCCACCCAGCCCGACGCGTCCCTGGAAGCGGTCTGGCTGCGGCTGCTGCACGAGGCCGCCTACCTGCCGGGCCTGTCCGCCGCCGACCTGGCGCTCGCCGAGACCGCGTACTCCACTCCGCCCGGCGAGTACTGGCGGGGCGGACGCCCCTGA
- a CDS encoding DUF3307 domain-containing protein, with protein MLFAALLAGHWIGDHWLQSNRQAQDKGLAGHHGRSCCTWHVATLTAAQLALVLLVAAYDPDTSVHLAHLALGLAVNAASHWWADRRRPLEGLAWALHPVSGKRDYYGTDSGRMALDQAWHMAWLVPAALIIGTPDLTTALGLTCCSIAVLLGCDLLSRAGWGLVARRERADGTLRP; from the coding sequence ATGCTGTTCGCCGCACTGCTGGCCGGTCACTGGATCGGCGACCACTGGCTCCAGAGCAACCGCCAGGCCCAGGACAAGGGCCTGGCGGGCCACCACGGCCGGTCCTGCTGCACCTGGCACGTGGCCACCCTCACCGCCGCCCAGCTCGCGCTGGTCCTCCTGGTGGCCGCCTACGACCCCGACACCTCCGTCCACCTCGCGCACCTGGCCCTGGGCCTGGCCGTGAACGCCGCCTCCCACTGGTGGGCGGACCGGCGCCGCCCGCTGGAGGGCCTGGCCTGGGCCCTGCACCCGGTCTCCGGCAAACGCGACTACTACGGGACCGACTCCGGGCGGATGGCGCTCGATCAGGCGTGGCACATGGCCTGGCTCGTCCCGGCCGCGCTCATCATCGGCACCCCGGACCTGACCACCGCCCTGGGGCTGACGTGCTGCTCCATCGCGGTGCTGCTGGGGTGCGACCTGCTCTCCCGGGCCGGATGGGGACTCGTCGCCCGCCGCGAACGCGCCGACGGCACCCTCCGCCCGTAG
- a CDS encoding zinc finger domain-containing protein, which translates to MSETEPLTYPLLPLAVACPRCGSGPRQYCTSHGGTRLRRSDVHQDRTRAYRAPLSTARTDDGGQER; encoded by the coding sequence GTGTCCGAGACCGAGCCGCTGACCTACCCGCTGCTCCCGCTGGCGGTGGCCTGCCCCCGGTGCGGGTCCGGGCCCCGCCAGTACTGCACCAGCCACGGCGGCACCCGCCTGCGCCGCTCCGACGTGCACCAGGACCGCACCCGCGCCTACCGGGCGCCCCTGTCCACCGCCCGGACCGACGACGGGGGGCAGGAGCGGTGA
- a CDS encoding SsgA family sporulation/cell division regulator, producing MIRQTTCLSAGEAATVHPLELAWDAADPLVLTLRFPLDEDDDLAIEWAVARDLAARGVASWAGDGDVRIRIASLALPHLAVIELRDADTGKWGQFLIRREDLEAFLAATYEAVPAGTEAVDVDHALALLLDTGGGEG from the coding sequence GTGATCCGCCAGACCACGTGCCTGTCCGCCGGGGAGGCCGCGACCGTCCACCCCCTGGAGCTGGCCTGGGACGCTGCCGACCCGCTCGTGCTCACCCTGAGGTTCCCCCTCGATGAGGACGACGACCTCGCGATCGAGTGGGCGGTGGCCCGCGACCTCGCCGCCCGGGGCGTCGCCTCCTGGGCCGGGGACGGCGACGTGCGCATCCGTATCGCCTCCCTGGCCCTGCCGCACCTGGCGGTCATCGAGCTGCGGGACGCCGACACCGGCAAGTGGGGGCAGTTCCTCATCCGCCGCGAGGACCTGGAGGCGTTCCTCGCCGCCACCTACGAGGCGGTGCCCGCCGGCACCGAGGCTGTCGACGTCGACCACGCCCTGGCCCTGCTGCTCGACACGGGCGGGGGTGAGGGGTGA
- a CDS encoding WhiB family transcriptional regulator, producing the protein MGFRTRVAPAGTDPWPAPPPWVAQALCAKVGRPADWHPADSDTAAIAAAVMVCRECPVRAACLEDAMGARGLRTGIWGGLTLPERRRLRRARTKAAKLPAA; encoded by the coding sequence ATGGGGTTCCGCACCCGGGTCGCCCCGGCCGGTACCGACCCCTGGCCGGCCCCGCCGCCGTGGGTCGCCCAGGCCCTGTGCGCCAAGGTCGGCCGCCCCGCGGACTGGCACCCGGCCGACTCCGACACCGCCGCCATCGCGGCCGCCGTCATGGTGTGCCGCGAGTGCCCCGTCCGCGCCGCCTGCCTCGAGGACGCCATGGGCGCCCGGGGGCTGCGCACCGGCATCTGGGGCGGCCTCACCCTCCCCGAGCGGCGCCGCCTGCGCCGGGCCCGCACCAAGGCTGCGAAACTCCCCGCGGCCTGA
- the dnaN gene encoding DNA polymerase III subunit beta, which translates to MTTATATRTATITGSAGHLADQIGWVAAHLPTRPAVPVLVGVRLSATPDGAVTARGTDYEVWACADLDVDTDGLVDVVLPGRLLSALLSSLPRHLMVTLAVDHDQVRVTCGPTRASLRTLPLEEYPDFPAWPEPLGTVDAHDLAQAVSRIVAAASTDVELVALTGIHLAFGPQGMQAEATDRYRFALATAPWTPTLDGDDTTHTALVPALTLHQTTKALAKSETVNIGRDGDTVSLTGDGRRLMTRLLDGEFPTWERMHTLAQGQDIEVDVAITALRDTIKRVSLFAERTTPLRISITGEGLVVRSGSEDLGAVAEDVDAHVETDRDLVVHVQPHFLTEALAAIPGETVRLSFGHPEKPFLARPGDEEQSGLMWLVMPVRQPTGGTR; encoded by the coding sequence ATGACCACCGCCACCGCGACCCGCACCGCCACCATCACCGGCTCCGCCGGCCACCTCGCCGACCAGATCGGCTGGGTCGCCGCCCACCTGCCCACCCGCCCCGCCGTCCCGGTGCTGGTGGGGGTGCGGCTGAGCGCCACCCCCGACGGGGCGGTGACCGCCCGCGGCACGGACTACGAGGTGTGGGCCTGCGCCGACCTGGACGTGGACACCGACGGGCTCGTCGACGTCGTCCTCCCGGGCCGTCTGTTGTCGGCGCTGCTGTCCTCGCTGCCGCGCCACCTCATGGTCACCCTGGCCGTGGACCACGACCAGGTGCGCGTCACCTGCGGCCCCACCCGTGCGAGCCTGCGCACCCTGCCGCTGGAGGAGTACCCGGACTTCCCGGCCTGGCCCGAGCCGCTGGGCACCGTGGACGCGCACGACCTCGCCCAGGCGGTGTCCCGGATCGTCGCGGCGGCGTCGACCGACGTTGAGCTGGTCGCGCTCACCGGCATTCACCTCGCCTTCGGCCCGCAGGGCATGCAGGCCGAGGCGACCGACCGGTACCGGTTCGCGCTGGCGACCGCGCCGTGGACTCCGACCCTGGACGGCGACGACACCACCCACACCGCGCTGGTGCCCGCCCTCACCCTGCACCAGACCACCAAGGCCCTCGCCAAGAGCGAGACCGTCAACATCGGCCGGGACGGCGACACGGTGTCCCTGACCGGTGACGGGCGCCGCTTGATGACCCGGCTGCTGGACGGGGAGTTCCCCACCTGGGAGCGCATGCACACGCTCGCCCAGGGCCAGGACATCGAGGTCGACGTCGCGATCACCGCCCTGCGCGACACCATCAAGCGCGTGTCGCTGTTCGCCGAGCGGACCACCCCGCTGCGCATCAGCATCACCGGGGAGGGCCTGGTGGTGCGCTCGGGCAGCGAGGACCTGGGGGCGGTGGCCGAGGACGTCGACGCCCACGTCGAAACCGACCGCGACCTGGTGGTCCACGTGCAGCCGCACTTCCTGACCGAGGCCCTGGCCGCGATCCCCGGCGAGACGGTGCGGCTGTCCTTCGGCCACCCCGAGAAGCCGTTCCTCGCCAGGCCCGGGGATGAGGAGCAGAGCGGTCTCATGTGGCTGGTCATGCCCGTCCGCCAGCCCACCGGGGGGACCCGGTGA
- a CDS encoding calcium-binding protein encodes MEEETAAGPAERRGGSRGAMRAALTRTYPAGPAHWGGERPCPVREEEPVDVAGGPPGPGLPPTG; translated from the coding sequence ATGGAAGAGGAGACGGCGGCGGGCCCCGCGGAGCGGCGGGGCGGATCGCGGGGCGCGATGCGCGCGGCGCTCACCCGCACCTACCCGGCGGGGCCTGCGCACTGGGGCGGGGAACGCCCCTGCCCGGTCCGGGAGGAGGAGCCGGTGGACGTGGCCGGCGGGCCGCCGGGCCCCGGCCTGCCGCCCACGGGGTGA
- a CDS encoding ParA family protein, which produces MSDEPRIYTVASYKGGVGKTTLASELAYVLGAVLVDLDWDRGNATRAWGYRTEVRSNAPMLDAIEAGRTPHPFKGVRKADLVPCHEDFVETQPAPDVMASLLERWAKEWGRDLVVDTHPGGSPSTLGAMAAAHRILVPAPFGEKEHEALEGMVQQLADYPLMVIPSRVPPVPPARDIERLRRITEAAGVPVGPPISHYVWLPRRTRRMAVSAPPVTKQGRGFADEIAAVAQAVAA; this is translated from the coding sequence ATGAGCGATGAACCGAGGATCTACACGGTCGCCAGCTACAAGGGGGGCGTCGGCAAGACCACCCTCGCCAGCGAGCTGGCCTACGTCCTGGGCGCCGTGCTGGTGGACCTGGACTGGGACCGGGGGAACGCCACCCGCGCCTGGGGCTACCGCACCGAGGTGCGGTCCAACGCGCCGATGCTGGACGCCATCGAGGCCGGACGCACCCCGCACCCGTTCAAGGGGGTGCGCAAGGCCGACCTGGTGCCGTGCCACGAGGACTTCGTGGAGACCCAGCCCGCCCCCGACGTCATGGCGTCCCTGCTGGAGCGGTGGGCGAAGGAGTGGGGGCGCGACCTGGTCGTGGACACCCACCCCGGCGGCAGCCCGTCGACCCTGGGCGCGATGGCGGCCGCGCACCGCATCCTGGTGCCGGCCCCGTTCGGCGAGAAGGAGCACGAGGCCCTGGAGGGGATGGTCCAGCAGCTCGCGGACTACCCGCTGATGGTGATCCCCTCCCGGGTGCCGCCGGTGCCCCCGGCCCGCGACATCGAGCGGCTGCGCAGGATCACCGAGGCCGCCGGGGTGCCGGTGGGGCCGCCGATCTCGCACTACGTGTGGCTGCCGCGCCGCACCCGCCGTATGGCGGTGAGCGCCCCGCCCGTCACCAAGCAGGGCCGGGGGTTCGCCGACGAGATCGCCGCGGTGGCGCAGGCGGTGGCCGCGTGA